One Myxococcus stipitatus DNA segment encodes these proteins:
- a CDS encoding DUF5819 family protein, whose product MMKPTRPWQLALAFGAACLALVVHFGFTILYALPTNPANVRIRPLLDAYMRPVFSQNWSLFAPNPPYESKMVLVGCRVRGTDGAVEEKPVVNVSLRLQEMNRAFRLTPATYLMRSQLGPLPILFVRKTDLEKRVEEKDLPELEEMRRNYQEYRDHSHAQGIEMMTRVASAECRRLHPGQEVVEVRPMALLESVPKYSQRYQESPTLERRSFDMGWHPYIQVAPL is encoded by the coding sequence ATGATGAAACCCACCCGTCCCTGGCAACTGGCGCTCGCCTTCGGCGCGGCATGTCTCGCGCTCGTGGTGCACTTCGGCTTCACCATCCTGTATGCGCTGCCGACCAATCCAGCCAACGTGAGGATTCGGCCGCTGCTCGACGCGTACATGCGGCCGGTGTTCTCCCAGAACTGGAGCCTGTTCGCGCCCAACCCTCCCTATGAATCGAAGATGGTGTTGGTCGGCTGCCGGGTACGGGGGACGGATGGGGCGGTGGAGGAGAAGCCGGTGGTGAACGTGAGCCTCCGGCTCCAGGAGATGAACCGCGCGTTCCGGCTGACGCCCGCCACGTACCTGATGCGCTCCCAGCTCGGACCGCTGCCCATCCTGTTCGTGCGCAAGACGGACCTGGAGAAGCGGGTGGAGGAGAAGGACCTGCCGGAGCTGGAGGAGATGCGGCGCAACTACCAGGAGTACCGGGACCACTCCCATGCCCAAGGCATCGAGATGATGACGCGCGTGGCCTCCGCGGAGTGCCGCCGGCTGCACCCGGGCCAGGAGGTGGTCGAGGTGCGGCCCATGGCGCTGCTGGAGTCCGTGCCCAAGTACTCACAGCGCTACCAGGAGTCGCCGACGCTCGAGCGCCGCTCCTTCGACATGGGCTGGCACCCGTACATCCAGGTCGCGCCCCTCTAA
- a CDS encoding HTTM domain-containing protein, producing MTFRARFEAFLQQLAIPRMLVGASVFRVISGSASLYFLMTCLPYRHYFFGPQGVYPVAQATPAPALLSLYSYTTTSLAVDAVYFLTCAVAMCWTLGVATRWLTPVHAILMTSLYNRNPSLADGGDNVFRIVIWFACFAMLEGARNKDGTEKSREPSVAGMLHNAAILAMAAQIAVVYMSAGLTKVLGPSWRDGTALYYSLAAHEYRMDGLSGLIRRNAGIVVLGTYMTVFFQVLFPALVVANKWTRRFAVACGLLFHLAIAGCMNLITFAAQMLAVDMLLLNDDEYAWMKQTAQRWLARLRRMVPTAESTAAGRAQAATPNSSEGESP from the coding sequence ATGACCTTCCGTGCACGCTTCGAGGCCTTCCTCCAGCAGCTCGCCATCCCGCGGATGCTCGTGGGCGCGTCCGTCTTCCGCGTCATCTCTGGCAGCGCGTCCCTGTACTTCCTGATGACGTGCCTGCCCTACCGGCACTACTTCTTCGGGCCGCAGGGCGTCTACCCGGTGGCGCAGGCCACGCCGGCGCCGGCGCTGCTGTCGCTCTACAGCTACACCACGACGTCGCTCGCCGTCGACGCCGTCTACTTCCTGACGTGCGCGGTGGCCATGTGCTGGACCCTGGGCGTGGCGACCCGGTGGCTGACACCCGTCCACGCCATCCTCATGACGTCGCTGTACAACCGCAACCCGTCCCTGGCGGATGGCGGCGACAACGTCTTCCGCATCGTCATCTGGTTCGCGTGCTTCGCGATGCTCGAGGGGGCGCGCAACAAGGACGGGACGGAGAAGTCCCGGGAGCCGTCCGTGGCGGGAATGCTCCACAACGCCGCCATCCTCGCGATGGCCGCGCAGATCGCCGTCGTCTACATGTCCGCCGGCCTCACCAAGGTGCTCGGCCCCAGCTGGCGTGACGGCACCGCGCTCTACTACTCCCTCGCGGCGCATGAATACCGGATGGACGGCCTCTCCGGACTCATCCGCCGCAACGCCGGCATCGTGGTGCTCGGCACCTACATGACGGTCTTCTTCCAGGTGCTCTTCCCGGCGCTGGTCGTGGCCAACAAGTGGACACGGCGCTTCGCGGTGGCGTGTGGCCTGCTGTTCCACCTGGCCATCGCCGGTTGCATGAACCTCATCACCTTCGCGGCCCAGATGCTCGCTGTCGACATGCTGCTCTTGAACGACGACGAGTACGCCTGGATGAAACAGACCGCCCAGCGATGGCTGGCCCGGCTGCGCCGCATGGTACCGACCGCGGAGAGTACCGCCGCGGGCCGGGCACAGGCCGCCACTCCGAATTCCTCGGAGGGCGAGTCCCCATGA
- a CDS encoding glycogen/starch/alpha-glucan phosphorylase has product MASPASQPRSATAPSNDDSGRTGGDANTMRRSFLDHVRYSRGKNYETSTAHDRFMALSLAVRDRLADRWVRTARTYYEKDVKRAYYLSAEYLLGRALGNNLLSLGMHEAASEAMREVGVDLTNLLEMEPDAGLGNGGLGRLAACFLDSLATLGYPGMGYGIRYEFGIFTQDIVDGYQVERADEWLKFGNPWEIVRPEKAVPVRFFGRVEHHQGPDGKPMARWVGGKTVIGVPYDTPIAGYHNDTVNTLRLWQARASEEFDLLLFNAGDYERSVVEKNDSEVISKVLYPNDAFQAGKELRLKQQYFFVACSIADIVRRYLKNHTDFRDFPSKAAIQLNDTHPAIGVAELMRVLVDEKRLAWDEAWAITQGVFGYTNHTLLAEAMEKWPVTLFERLLPRHLEIIYEINTRFLRQVQIRYPYDQEKLRRMSLVEEGAEKKIRMAHLAVVGSHSVNGVAALHTDLLRRDVLPDFASMYPERFNNKTNGVTPRRWLAWCNPRLSKLITSRIGEGWATDLDKLRELEPHAEDPAFRKAFREVKRANKEDLSRHIQDLRSVRLNPDAIFDVQIKRLHEYKRQLLDALHIVALWMRARRDPGTIVHPRAFIFGAKAAPGYHLAKLTIRLINGIAEVVNSDAGTTGLQVVFAPNYRVSLAERIIPAADVSEQISTAGMEASGTGNMKLMLNGALTLGTLDGANVEIRDAVGDENFFLFGLTADEVIARKRAGYRPREVYQQNQELREALDLISTGFFSPEDKNLYKPLVDSLLEEDRYLVLADFASYMAKQEDVVRAYQDADAWTRKCIINVARAGIFSSDRTIKQYAEEIWRIQQTAVEP; this is encoded by the coding sequence ATGGCCTCTCCCGCCTCCCAGCCCCGTTCCGCCACGGCCCCCTCGAATGACGACAGCGGCCGCACCGGGGGCGACGCGAACACCATGCGGCGGTCGTTCCTCGACCACGTGCGCTACTCGCGTGGAAAGAACTACGAGACCTCCACGGCCCATGACCGCTTCATGGCGCTGTCGCTGGCCGTGCGCGACCGGCTGGCGGACCGCTGGGTCCGCACCGCGCGCACGTACTACGAGAAGGACGTCAAGCGCGCCTACTACCTGTCCGCCGAGTACCTGCTGGGGCGCGCGCTGGGCAACAACCTGCTCAGCCTGGGCATGCACGAGGCGGCCAGCGAGGCCATGCGGGAAGTGGGGGTGGACCTCACCAACCTGCTGGAGATGGAGCCGGACGCGGGCCTGGGCAACGGCGGCCTGGGGCGGCTGGCGGCGTGCTTCCTGGACTCGCTGGCGACGCTCGGCTACCCCGGCATGGGGTACGGCATCCGCTACGAATTCGGAATCTTCACCCAGGACATCGTCGACGGCTACCAGGTGGAGCGCGCCGACGAGTGGCTCAAGTTCGGCAACCCGTGGGAGATCGTCCGGCCGGAGAAGGCGGTGCCGGTGCGCTTCTTCGGGCGCGTGGAGCACCACCAGGGGCCGGACGGCAAGCCCATGGCGCGGTGGGTGGGTGGCAAGACGGTGATTGGCGTGCCGTACGACACGCCCATCGCCGGCTACCACAACGACACCGTCAACACGCTGCGGCTGTGGCAGGCCCGGGCGTCCGAGGAGTTCGACCTCCTGCTGTTCAACGCGGGCGACTACGAGCGCTCCGTGGTGGAGAAGAACGACTCGGAGGTCATCTCCAAGGTCCTCTACCCCAACGACGCCTTCCAGGCCGGCAAGGAGCTGCGGCTCAAGCAGCAGTACTTCTTCGTCGCCTGCTCCATCGCGGACATCGTCCGGCGCTACCTGAAGAACCACACCGACTTCAGGGACTTCCCCAGCAAGGCGGCCATCCAGCTCAACGACACGCACCCGGCCATCGGCGTGGCGGAGCTGATGCGGGTGCTGGTGGACGAGAAGCGGCTGGCCTGGGACGAGGCGTGGGCCATCACCCAGGGCGTGTTCGGCTACACCAACCACACGCTGCTGGCGGAGGCGATGGAGAAGTGGCCGGTGACGCTGTTCGAGCGGCTGCTGCCCCGGCACCTGGAGATCATCTACGAAATCAACACGCGCTTCCTGCGCCAGGTGCAGATCCGCTACCCCTATGACCAGGAGAAGCTGCGGCGGATGAGCCTGGTGGAGGAGGGCGCGGAGAAGAAGATCCGCATGGCGCACCTCGCGGTGGTGGGCAGCCACAGCGTCAACGGCGTGGCCGCGCTGCACACGGACCTCTTGCGCCGGGACGTGCTGCCGGACTTCGCGTCCATGTATCCGGAGCGTTTCAACAACAAGACCAACGGCGTGACGCCGCGCCGGTGGCTGGCGTGGTGCAACCCGCGTCTGTCCAAGCTCATCACCTCGCGCATCGGCGAGGGCTGGGCCACGGACCTGGACAAGCTGCGGGAGCTGGAGCCGCACGCGGAGGACCCGGCGTTCCGCAAGGCCTTCCGCGAGGTGAAGCGCGCCAACAAGGAGGACCTGTCCCGGCACATCCAGGACCTGCGTTCGGTGCGGCTCAATCCGGACGCCATCTTCGACGTGCAGATCAAACGCCTGCACGAGTACAAGCGGCAGCTGCTCGACGCGCTGCACATCGTCGCGCTGTGGATGCGCGCGCGCCGCGACCCGGGCACCATCGTCCATCCGCGCGCGTTCATCTTCGGCGCCAAGGCGGCGCCGGGCTACCACCTGGCGAAGCTGACCATCCGGCTCATCAACGGCATCGCCGAGGTGGTCAACAGCGACGCGGGCACCACGGGGCTCCAGGTGGTGTTCGCGCCCAACTACCGGGTGAGCCTGGCCGAGCGCATCATCCCCGCGGCGGACGTGTCCGAGCAGATTTCGACGGCGGGCATGGAGGCGTCCGGCACGGGCAACATGAAGCTGATGCTCAACGGCGCGCTGACGCTGGGCACGCTGGACGGCGCCAACGTGGAGATTCGCGACGCGGTGGGCGACGAGAACTTCTTCCTCTTCGGCCTCACCGCGGACGAGGTCATCGCCCGCAAGCGCGCCGGCTACCGGCCGCGCGAGGTGTATCAGCAGAACCAGGAGCTGCGCGAGGCGCTGGACCTCATCTCCACCGGCTTCTTCTCCCCGGAGGACAAGAACCTCTACAAGCCCCTGGTGGACAGCCTCCTCGAGGAGGACCGCTACCTGGTGCTGGCGGACTTCGCTTCGTACATGGCGAAGCAGGAGGACGTGGTGCGCGCCTACCAGGACGCGGACGCCTGGACGCGCAAGTGCATCATCAACGTGGCCCGCGCCGGCATCTTCTCCTCCGACCGCACCATCAAGCAGTACGCGGAGGAGATCTGGCGCATCCAGCAGACGGCCGTGGAGCCGTGA
- a CDS encoding M23 family metallopeptidase, protein MRIAPLLSLATLLVATSSEAVVRYEIKNRRIEPRQTLAGALHEAKLPDAQVTAVISALEGVFDFRKSRVGDQFRLVLRDGELDFFDYRQSMVDEWQVRRDGEKYVGSKRAIEVEKQVAVVSLDIQTSLYEAAVDAGEDPAIGMVLADVFAWDIDFYRDVRKGDTAKALVEKFVSKGRVLRYGEVLAAQYVGGLVGPKKVYRYVLPDGQPNYFQADGSSAKKTFLKSPLKYAHVTSKFGSRFHPVLQYLKNHNGVDYGTPIGTPVWAVADGTVTQAGNAGAAGNMVVIRHANGFETQYMHLSRFGEGIRAGARVSQKQVIAYSGNTGRSTGPHLHFGMKRGGSYTNPLNQQFPRADPLPKALLPDFLAKAGELAGQLEAVSVAAVAGKAPAPAAP, encoded by the coding sequence ATGCGAATCGCCCCCCTCCTGAGCCTGGCCACCCTGCTGGTGGCGACCTCCTCCGAGGCCGTCGTCCGGTATGAAATCAAGAACCGCCGCATCGAGCCGCGGCAGACACTGGCGGGCGCGCTGCACGAGGCGAAGCTGCCGGACGCCCAGGTGACGGCGGTCATCTCCGCGCTGGAGGGCGTGTTCGACTTCCGCAAGTCGCGCGTGGGCGACCAGTTCCGGCTGGTGCTGCGCGACGGCGAGCTGGACTTCTTCGACTACCGCCAGAGCATGGTGGACGAGTGGCAGGTGCGCCGCGACGGCGAGAAGTACGTCGGCAGCAAGCGCGCCATCGAAGTGGAGAAGCAGGTCGCGGTGGTGTCGTTGGACATCCAGACGTCGCTGTACGAGGCGGCGGTGGACGCGGGCGAGGACCCGGCCATCGGCATGGTGCTGGCGGACGTGTTCGCCTGGGACATCGACTTCTACCGGGACGTGCGCAAGGGCGACACGGCGAAGGCCCTGGTGGAGAAGTTCGTCTCCAAGGGCCGCGTGCTGCGCTACGGCGAGGTGCTCGCCGCCCAGTACGTGGGGGGCCTGGTGGGGCCCAAGAAGGTCTACCGCTACGTGCTGCCGGACGGGCAGCCCAACTACTTCCAGGCGGACGGCTCCAGCGCCAAGAAGACCTTCCTCAAGAGCCCGCTGAAGTACGCGCACGTCACCAGCAAGTTCGGCTCGCGCTTCCACCCGGTGCTCCAGTACCTGAAGAACCACAACGGCGTGGACTACGGCACGCCCATTGGCACGCCCGTGTGGGCCGTGGCCGACGGCACCGTCACCCAGGCGGGCAACGCGGGCGCGGCGGGCAACATGGTGGTCATCCGCCACGCCAACGGCTTCGAAACGCAGTACATGCACCTGTCGCGCTTCGGCGAGGGCATCCGCGCCGGGGCCCGCGTCAGCCAGAAGCAGGTCATCGCCTACTCCGGCAACACCGGCCGCTCCACCGGGCCGCACCTGCACTTCGGCATGAAGCGCGGCGGCAGCTACACCAACCCGCTCAACCAGCAGTTCCCCCGCGCGGACCCGCTGCCCAAGGCGCTGCTGCCGGACTTCCTCGCCAAGGCCGGGGAGCTGGCCGGGCAGTTGGAGGCCGTGTCCGTGGCCGCCGTCGCGGGCAAGGCGCCCGCCCCCGCCGCCCCGTGA
- a CDS encoding DUF2378 family protein produces the protein MAYPKNDMDQRLALVRPEDTVRGLIFNAVLNLAERQLGPDTAAKLREPLFKRSPVDFFSYSAVDAIRLLYATSDALARAGRFGSQEEAVRACGAAAVTGFFSSTVGQTLTRLIGKGDPKRLLSNAPTAYSTLVSYGRREYSVIAERHVRLAFEGDMQPVQFHEGVLQEALKAIQCNGTVTGTPRGYFAADYDIKWEA, from the coding sequence ATGGCCTATCCGAAGAACGACATGGACCAGCGGCTGGCGCTGGTGCGGCCCGAAGACACGGTCCGCGGCCTCATCTTCAACGCGGTGCTGAACCTCGCCGAGCGACAGCTCGGCCCGGACACGGCCGCGAAGCTGCGCGAGCCGCTCTTCAAGCGCTCGCCGGTGGACTTCTTCTCCTACTCCGCGGTGGACGCCATCCGGTTGCTGTACGCCACGTCGGACGCGCTGGCGCGCGCCGGCCGGTTCGGCTCGCAGGAGGAGGCGGTGCGCGCCTGCGGGGCCGCGGCCGTCACCGGCTTCTTCTCCTCCACCGTGGGGCAGACGCTCACGCGGCTCATCGGCAAGGGGGACCCCAAGCGCCTCCTGTCCAACGCCCCCACCGCCTACTCCACGCTGGTGAGCTACGGCCGGCGCGAGTACTCCGTGATCGCGGAGCGCCACGTGCGCCTGGCCTTCGAGGGGGACATGCAGCCGGTGCAGTTCCACGAGGGCGTGCTCCAGGAGGCCCTGAAGGCCATCCAGTGCAACGGCACCGTCACCGGCACGCCCCGCGGCTACTTCGCCGCGGACTACGACATCAAGTGGGAGGCGTGA
- a CDS encoding SgcJ/EcaC family oxidoreductase, which translates to MSVETPGEEQPSRQALVERVTAFTEAFNREDLDAVMGFFAPDALYVTFEGRHCRGLAQVRAAFEPQFRRAYGRIRFLTDDLVVDADEGKVVLSWRCQHELAELPGPRQWLYRLAYGKHFGWNGVDVLRWEAGRLKEKRTYARTNLPRVTRGGLSF; encoded by the coding sequence GTGAGCGTGGAGACGCCCGGCGAGGAGCAGCCCTCGAGGCAGGCCCTGGTGGAGCGCGTCACCGCCTTCACCGAGGCCTTCAACCGCGAGGACCTGGACGCGGTGATGGGCTTCTTCGCGCCGGACGCGCTCTACGTGACGTTCGAGGGGCGGCACTGCCGGGGCCTCGCCCAGGTGCGCGCCGCCTTCGAACCGCAGTTCCGGCGCGCCTACGGCCGCATCCGCTTCCTCACCGACGACCTGGTCGTGGACGCGGATGAGGGCAAGGTGGTGCTCAGCTGGCGCTGCCAACACGAGCTGGCGGAGCTGCCCGGCCCCCGCCAGTGGCTGTATCGGCTCGCCTACGGCAAGCACTTCGGCTGGAACGGCGTGGACGTGCTGCGCTGGGAGGCGGGCCGCTTGAAGGAGAAGCGGACCTACGCCCGGACGAACCTGCCCCGCGTCACCCGTGGCGGCCTGTCGTTCTGA
- a CDS encoding esterase/lipase family protein, translated as MKQQPLSLAVLALFVAGVAPTAAAAERTTYPVVFAHGLGGFDNILGYDYWGDDYGVFVGDPCNEFLEVTCNGGIDSNQKSFVAAVQPLHDSEVRGLQLANEIEGYMATAGVRHVNLVGHSQGGIDARKAARVLRERKGYTVVKSLVSLSSPHRGSPVAKFILDLGPGVTSVLDALFRIYGGVVYGPGNDAYASVKSLVFNDYDANDGIATGGKLFNSRYNVNASDASNYASLMTAQSGLSVNPALYLLRGFFFDIDGDGYCAGDCDNDGAAGKGNGIKTGDDDDGLVGINSQQMGYRLRYTERLGQDLVSVDAALGYVADINAPNAAQMTSTSSLINQDHLDVIGLGPDTFGEMDFYAAIYDYLAKND; from the coding sequence ATGAAGCAACAGCCATTGTCCCTGGCCGTCCTGGCCCTGTTCGTCGCGGGCGTCGCGCCCACCGCCGCGGCGGCGGAGCGGACGACCTATCCCGTCGTCTTCGCGCATGGCCTGGGCGGCTTCGACAACATCCTCGGGTACGACTACTGGGGCGACGACTACGGCGTCTTCGTGGGCGACCCGTGCAACGAGTTCCTGGAGGTGACGTGTAACGGCGGCATCGATTCGAACCAGAAGTCCTTCGTGGCCGCGGTGCAGCCGCTGCACGACTCCGAGGTTCGCGGTCTGCAGCTGGCCAACGAAATCGAGGGCTACATGGCCACCGCGGGGGTCCGCCACGTGAACCTGGTGGGCCATTCGCAGGGCGGCATCGACGCGCGCAAGGCGGCGCGGGTGCTGCGCGAGCGCAAGGGCTACACGGTGGTGAAGTCGCTGGTGAGCCTGTCGTCTCCGCACCGGGGTTCGCCGGTGGCCAAGTTCATCCTCGACCTGGGGCCGGGCGTCACCAGCGTGCTGGACGCGCTCTTCCGCATCTACGGCGGCGTGGTGTACGGCCCGGGCAACGACGCCTACGCGTCGGTGAAGTCGCTGGTCTTCAACGACTACGACGCCAACGACGGCATCGCGACGGGCGGCAAGCTGTTCAACAGCCGCTACAACGTCAACGCCAGCGACGCGTCGAACTACGCGTCGCTGATGACGGCGCAGAGCGGGCTGAGCGTCAACCCGGCCCTGTACCTGCTGCGCGGCTTCTTCTTCGACATCGACGGTGACGGCTACTGCGCGGGTGACTGCGACAACGACGGCGCGGCCGGCAAGGGCAATGGCATCAAGACGGGCGACGACGATGACGGCCTGGTGGGCATCAACTCCCAGCAGATGGGCTACCGCCTGCGCTACACCGAGCGGCTGGGCCAGGACCTGGTGTCCGTCGACGCCGCGCTGGGCTACGTGGCCGACATCAACGCGCCCAACGCGGCCCAGATGACGTCGACGTCCAGCCTCATCAACCAGGACCACCTGGACGTCATCGGCCTGGGGCCCGACACGTTCGGGGAGATGGACTTCTACGCCGCCATCTACGACTACCTCGCCAAGAACGACTGA